In the Kribbella sp. NBC_00482 genome, one interval contains:
- a CDS encoding polyphosphate polymerase domain-containing protein — MRTRAALAGALAELPPISLEDVLAEAALQVRVDRKYLVPVGVFVELVNRLRDRFAVLEIDGQRSFQYESVYFDTPSHGLYRHHLQRRRYRYKVRTRTYLDSGECSFEVKLKGNRSETIKSRLPYAVSDRGRLTGPARDFLAEQLRTTYGVGPVDGLQPSLVTTYRRSTLTDPAAHERLTCDVDLRFSDATSSIDVLPDSVLVESKTNGRTGAADAVLRDLRIRPIHVSKYCVAAALLNPALRSNPWHRTVRQLVVAGRSGYREA, encoded by the coding sequence GTGAGGACACGGGCCGCGCTGGCGGGCGCACTCGCCGAGTTGCCGCCGATCTCGCTGGAGGACGTGCTGGCCGAGGCGGCGTTGCAGGTTCGGGTGGATCGCAAGTACCTGGTCCCGGTCGGGGTGTTCGTGGAGCTGGTGAACCGGCTGCGCGACAGGTTCGCCGTACTGGAGATCGACGGGCAGCGGAGTTTTCAGTACGAGTCCGTGTACTTCGACACGCCGTCGCACGGGCTGTACAGGCATCACCTCCAGCGCCGGCGCTACCGGTACAAGGTGCGCACGCGAACCTATCTGGACAGCGGCGAGTGCAGCTTCGAGGTGAAGCTGAAGGGCAACCGCTCCGAGACGATCAAGTCACGACTGCCGTACGCCGTCTCGGACCGCGGGCGGTTGACCGGCCCCGCCCGCGATTTCCTGGCCGAGCAGCTCAGGACGACGTACGGCGTGGGGCCTGTGGACGGACTGCAGCCCTCGCTCGTCACGACGTACCGCAGGAGCACGCTCACCGATCCGGCGGCGCACGAGCGGCTGACCTGCGACGTCGACCTGCGCTTCTCCGACGCGACCAGCTCGATCGACGTGCTGCCCGACTCCGTCCTCGTCGAAAGCAAGACCAACGGCCGCACCGGAGCCGCCGACGCCGTACTGCGAGACCTCCGAATCCGCCCGATCCACGTCAGCAAGTACTGCGTGGCCGCCGCCCTCCTCAACCCGGCGCTGCGATCCAACCCCTGGCACCGGACCGTCCGTCAATTGGTTGTGGCCGGGAGGTCCGGGTACCGGGAGGCGTGA
- a CDS encoding carbohydrate ABC transporter permease, translating into MKRPQPGLITLLCIASLFTVAPLIAVVILALSPQDAPTIPLAWPKELTFDNIVRIVRLGSFPRWLLNSFWYSAISVVVILFTSSMAAYALARKRFPGRNVVLWSIVATLMVPVQTTLIPTFVLVARVDGVNTLWGLILPTLANAQAVFLIRQFIRELPDELFDAARVDGAGEWRTFVSIVLPLVRPILATLAIFLFLWHWNDLLWPLVVGQSDAARTLTVGLASLNTETVSTSNLMAAALISFLPCLLIFVVLQRHIVAGIAATGVKG; encoded by the coding sequence ATGAAGCGTCCCCAGCCAGGGTTGATCACCCTGCTCTGCATCGCCTCGTTGTTCACCGTCGCGCCGCTGATCGCCGTCGTGATCCTCGCGTTGTCGCCGCAGGACGCGCCGACGATCCCGCTCGCCTGGCCGAAGGAACTCACCTTCGACAACATCGTGCGGATCGTCCGCCTCGGATCCTTTCCGCGCTGGTTGCTCAACTCGTTCTGGTACTCGGCGATCTCCGTCGTGGTGATCCTGTTCACCTCGTCGATGGCGGCGTACGCCCTGGCCCGCAAGCGGTTCCCGGGCCGCAACGTCGTCCTGTGGTCGATCGTGGCGACCTTGATGGTGCCGGTGCAGACCACCTTGATCCCCACCTTCGTCCTGGTGGCACGCGTCGACGGCGTGAACACGTTGTGGGGGCTGATCCTGCCGACCCTGGCCAACGCCCAGGCGGTGTTCCTCATTCGCCAGTTCATCCGCGAGCTGCCCGACGAGCTCTTCGACGCGGCGCGCGTCGACGGTGCGGGCGAATGGCGGACGTTCGTGTCAATCGTGCTGCCGCTGGTCCGGCCGATCCTCGCCACCCTCGCGATCTTCCTGTTCCTCTGGCACTGGAACGATCTGCTCTGGCCTTTGGTCGTCGGGCAGTCCGACGCGGCTCGGACCCTCACCGTCGGGCTCGCCAGCCTGAACACCGAGACCGTCTCGACCTCGAACCTGATGGCGGCCGCGCTGATCAGCTTCCTGCCCTGCCTGCTGATCTTCGTCGTCCTGCAACGCCACATCGTGGCCGGCATCGCGGCGACCGGAGTCAAAGGATGA
- a CDS encoding response regulator transcription factor: protein MNRILIAEDEERIASFVERGLRSNGFVTTVVGDGETAYQEGATGNYDLMVLDIGLPRVDGFTVLRRLREARVVMPVVILTARDSVRDKVAGLEGGADDYLAKPFAFEELLARVRLRLRSEGTPDANILQVGELSLDLRTRRAFVDGASIDLTAREFLLAEVFCRHPDQVLSREQLLSQVWGFDFDPGSNVVDVYIRYLRRKLGADRIQTVRGMGYRLLP from the coding sequence GTGAACCGGATTCTGATCGCCGAGGACGAGGAGCGGATCGCCTCGTTCGTCGAGCGCGGTCTGCGCAGCAACGGGTTCGTGACGACGGTGGTCGGCGACGGTGAGACGGCGTACCAGGAAGGCGCTACCGGCAACTACGACCTGATGGTCCTGGACATCGGACTGCCGCGCGTGGACGGGTTCACCGTGCTGCGACGGTTGCGGGAGGCAAGGGTCGTGATGCCGGTGGTGATCCTGACCGCGCGCGACAGCGTCCGGGACAAGGTCGCCGGGCTGGAGGGCGGCGCGGACGACTACCTCGCCAAGCCGTTCGCGTTCGAGGAGTTGCTGGCGCGGGTCCGGCTCCGGCTGCGCAGCGAAGGTACGCCGGACGCGAACATCCTGCAGGTCGGCGAGCTCAGCCTGGACCTGCGGACCCGGCGCGCGTTCGTCGACGGCGCCTCGATCGACCTCACGGCGCGGGAGTTCCTGCTCGCCGAGGTGTTCTGCCGCCATCCCGACCAGGTGCTGTCCCGCGAACAGCTGCTCTCGCAGGTCTGGGGCTTCGACTTCGACCCGGGCTCGAACGTGGTCGACGTCTACATCCGGTACCTGCGCCGCAAACTCGGCGCCGACCGGATCCAGACGGTGCGGGGGATGGGGTACCGCCTGCTTCCGTGA
- a CDS encoding DUF4956 domain-containing protein: protein MSGLGLAIPADLFAIGLLAYGTYFRRYHRRDLLLAYVALNVGVLAVTAMLAGSGAGMGLGLGLFGILSIIRLRSDSITQEEVAYYFISLALGLVNGLHPGPFWLAPALSFLLVALMYVVDHPRLTLRSRRQRVVLDQAYPDVRDVGPALERLLRADVRYFVVLDLDLVTDTTVVDVRYRTRADAPAAVRPFQRYAS from the coding sequence ATGTCCGGTCTGGGACTCGCGATACCCGCCGATCTGTTCGCCATCGGTCTGCTTGCCTACGGCACCTACTTCCGCCGCTACCACCGGCGTGACCTGCTGCTCGCGTACGTCGCGCTGAACGTCGGCGTCCTCGCGGTCACCGCGATGCTGGCCGGCAGCGGCGCCGGGATGGGGCTCGGACTCGGCCTGTTCGGCATCCTCTCGATCATCCGGCTCCGCTCGGACTCGATCACCCAGGAAGAGGTCGCGTACTACTTCATCTCGCTGGCTCTCGGCCTCGTCAACGGCCTGCATCCCGGCCCGTTCTGGCTCGCGCCCGCGTTGAGTTTCCTGCTGGTCGCCCTGATGTACGTCGTCGACCATCCGCGGCTCACGCTGCGGTCGCGGCGGCAGAGGGTCGTTCTCGATCAGGCGTACCCGGATGTCCGCGACGTCGGCCCGGCGCTCGAGCGGTTGCTGCGCGCCGACGTCCGGTACTTCGTCGTACTCGATCTGGATCTGGTCACCGACACGACCGTCGTCGACGTGCGCTATCGCACGCGGGCGGACGCGCCGGCCGCAGTACGTCCGTTCCAGCGGTACGCGTCGTGA
- a CDS encoding sensor histidine kinase, whose translation MTVWTTRTTMADRRPVVSARVRIIGWMFGVLTLALGALVFLTWQVLAARADDSADDELTHEANKFRAFAASPAAASFQRPEDLLDRWLQSNLPDDSEALFTIVNGSPYHRSQGSPPARLDTDAAFVRRLAGAGEPAYGWIDSTAGRVRYGVLPVRIGAQPVRAQLVVLEFRDLIAQPSMEAARALVIIAAITLVLAAGASWLITGRVLAPIRQLRTTAERISETDLRRRIDVVGNDDVAHLARTFNTMLDRLEDAFVAQREFVDNAGHELRTPITVIRGHLELMGDDPRDRAETKALVLDELSRMNRMVDDLLVLAKSDRPGFLELDEVNLTELVVEVVAKARPLAERAWRVAGTADATIVADGQRLTQALMQLVSNAVRHTKTDDRIEVGSYLDADGSVLLWVADSGPGVPPEDRERIFERFARGTAQRRTEGAGLGLAIVRSIARAHGGDVRLAAGPGARFELALPAGVEAE comes from the coding sequence ATGACGGTGTGGACGACCCGGACGACGATGGCTGACCGCCGCCCGGTGGTCAGCGCCCGGGTGCGGATCATCGGCTGGATGTTCGGCGTCCTCACTCTCGCCCTGGGCGCACTGGTCTTCCTCACTTGGCAGGTGCTCGCAGCCCGCGCCGACGACTCCGCGGACGACGAACTCACCCATGAGGCGAACAAGTTCCGCGCCTTCGCGGCCTCGCCCGCCGCCGCGTCCTTCCAGCGCCCGGAGGACCTGCTGGACCGGTGGCTGCAGAGCAACCTGCCGGACGACTCCGAGGCCCTGTTCACCATCGTCAACGGCAGTCCGTACCACCGCAGCCAGGGCAGTCCGCCCGCGCGCCTCGACACCGACGCAGCGTTCGTACGGCGCCTCGCCGGCGCAGGAGAACCGGCGTACGGCTGGATCGACAGCACCGCGGGCCGCGTCCGGTACGGCGTACTGCCGGTGCGGATCGGAGCGCAGCCGGTCCGGGCGCAGCTCGTCGTCCTCGAGTTCCGGGACCTGATCGCACAGCCGTCGATGGAAGCGGCCCGCGCGCTGGTGATCATCGCCGCGATCACGCTCGTGCTGGCCGCCGGCGCCAGTTGGCTGATCACCGGCCGGGTGCTGGCTCCGATCCGGCAGCTGCGGACGACGGCCGAGCGGATCAGCGAGACCGACCTGCGGCGCCGGATCGATGTCGTGGGCAACGACGATGTCGCGCACCTGGCGCGGACGTTCAACACGATGCTGGACCGGCTCGAGGACGCGTTCGTTGCGCAGCGCGAGTTCGTCGACAACGCCGGGCACGAATTGCGGACGCCGATCACGGTGATTCGCGGGCACCTGGAGCTGATGGGCGACGACCCGCGGGACCGCGCCGAGACCAAGGCGCTCGTGCTGGACGAGCTGTCCCGGATGAACCGGATGGTCGACGACCTGCTGGTCCTGGCGAAGAGCGACCGGCCCGGGTTCCTCGAGCTCGACGAGGTCAACCTGACCGAACTCGTCGTCGAGGTGGTGGCCAAGGCGCGACCGCTGGCCGAGCGGGCCTGGCGGGTCGCGGGGACCGCGGACGCGACGATCGTCGCCGACGGTCAGCGGCTCACGCAGGCGTTGATGCAGCTGGTGTCCAACGCGGTCCGGCACACGAAGACGGATGACCGGATCGAGGTCGGTTCGTACCTCGACGCCGACGGGAGCGTGCTGCTGTGGGTGGCCGACTCCGGGCCGGGGGTTCCGCCGGAGGATCGGGAGCGCATCTTCGAGCGGTTCGCCCGCGGTACGGCGCAGCGCCGTACGGAAGGAGCCGGGTTGGGACTGGCGATCGTACGATCGATCGCCCGGGCGCATGGCGGCGACGTCCGGCTGGCGGCCGGCCCGGGTGCGCGGTTCGAGCTGGCGTTGCCGGCCGGAGTGGAGGCGGAGTGA
- a CDS encoding carbohydrate ABC transporter permease, whose amino-acid sequence MSSQTLSRRREAITGVLFLLPVLVIFVAFKFVPILGAAGMSFTRYRLNGDVTFIGGDNYTRLLADANFWHSVGVTFLYVVLFVPATIVVSLGGAMLLNAVAGSATGIFRALLFIPYLSSFVLAGIIWSWIFRSDGPLNAALGELGPVHFLTGNRLLVLASLAVVSIWKGFGYSMLVFLAGLKAQPAEVYEAALLDGASPRQIFLRITLPLLKPVFFFVLVMETIIGFQVFDTIYVMTGGGPARASFSITYFLYDAGFKFLDFGYAAAIGVALFLIVLVLSILQRRWLEEKETA is encoded by the coding sequence ATGTCGAGTCAAACACTGTCCCGGCGACGTGAGGCGATCACCGGTGTGCTGTTCCTGCTCCCGGTGCTGGTGATCTTCGTTGCGTTCAAGTTCGTCCCGATCCTCGGGGCCGCCGGCATGAGCTTCACGCGGTACCGGCTGAACGGCGACGTGACCTTCATCGGCGGCGACAACTACACGCGACTGCTCGCCGACGCGAACTTCTGGCACTCGGTCGGGGTGACCTTCCTGTACGTCGTCCTGTTCGTGCCGGCCACCATCGTCGTATCGCTCGGCGGCGCCATGCTGCTGAACGCCGTGGCAGGCAGTGCGACCGGGATCTTCCGGGCTCTGCTGTTCATCCCCTACCTCAGTTCGTTCGTGCTGGCCGGGATCATCTGGTCCTGGATCTTCCGGAGCGACGGGCCGCTGAACGCGGCTCTCGGCGAGCTCGGTCCAGTGCACTTCCTGACGGGGAACCGGCTGCTCGTGCTGGCGAGTCTGGCGGTCGTCTCGATCTGGAAGGGCTTCGGATACTCGATGCTCGTCTTCCTGGCCGGGCTGAAGGCGCAACCGGCGGAGGTGTACGAGGCCGCGCTCCTCGACGGTGCGTCGCCGCGCCAGATCTTCCTCCGGATCACCCTGCCGCTGCTGAAGCCGGTGTTCTTCTTCGTGCTGGTGATGGAGACGATCATCGGCTTCCAGGTCTTCGACACCATCTACGTGATGACCGGCGGCGGACCGGCCCGGGCGAGCTTCAGCATCACCTACTTCCTCTACGACGCGGGCTTCAAGTTCCTCGACTTCGGGTACGCCGCCGCGATCGGCGTCGCGCTGTTCCTCATCGTCCTGGTCCTGTCGATCCTCCAGCGCCGCTGGCTCGAGGAGAAGGAGACGGCATGA
- a CDS encoding gfo/Idh/MocA family oxidoreductase, with amino-acid sequence MNPVRFGLVGTDSPHAVSFTKLFADGTVAGGQVVAAWSGEPRDDFPLSSRGVANARTLAELGVALLDTPEQVAEQADVILIVEADARTHAGLFHRVAPAGKPVYVDTRFAMTSDEARSMLETAGTLVLAGSPKRFTPEFQRCLRAEPVLTADLTGPLPTQPGHPGLSWYGVHLVDLAVAALGPGCERVQLHDDVLTLTWPDGRQARLSGPAEWEPVTRGRLHSATGEQSFELVAGEPMLAGLLTALVAAAHDHHPTVPAPEILDIVAIIEAGNRCLAGAGPQPVRP; translated from the coding sequence ATGAACCCGGTCCGCTTCGGCCTGGTCGGCACCGACTCGCCCCACGCGGTGTCCTTCACCAAGTTGTTTGCCGACGGCACCGTCGCGGGCGGGCAGGTCGTCGCTGCCTGGTCTGGAGAACCACGCGACGACTTCCCGCTCAGCAGCCGTGGCGTCGCCAACGCGCGCACGCTGGCCGAGCTCGGCGTGGCTTTGCTCGACACCCCGGAGCAGGTCGCCGAGCAGGCGGACGTGATCCTGATCGTCGAAGCAGACGCCCGTACGCACGCCGGCCTCTTCCACCGCGTCGCCCCGGCCGGCAAGCCCGTCTACGTAGACACCAGGTTCGCGATGACCTCGGACGAGGCCCGCAGCATGCTCGAGACCGCCGGCACCCTCGTGCTGGCCGGTTCCCCGAAGCGGTTCACGCCGGAGTTCCAGCGTTGCCTACGCGCCGAACCCGTCCTCACCGCAGACCTCACCGGCCCACTCCCGACCCAGCCCGGTCATCCAGGCCTCTCCTGGTACGGCGTCCACCTGGTCGACCTCGCCGTCGCAGCCCTCGGCCCCGGCTGCGAACGCGTCCAACTTCACGACGACGTACTCACTCTGACCTGGCCGGACGGCCGCCAGGCCCGACTCTCAGGCCCTGCAGAGTGGGAGCCAGTCACCAGAGGGCGCCTCCACTCCGCGACCGGCGAGCAATCCTTCGAACTCGTAGCCGGCGAGCCGATGCTCGCCGGCCTCCTCACCGCCCTGGTCGCCGCCGCCCACGACCACCACCCCACAGTCCCCGCCCCCGAGATCCTCGACATCGTCGCCATCATCGAGGCCGGCAACCGCTGCCTCGCCGGAGCCGGCCCTCAGCCCGTCCGCCCCTAG
- a CDS encoding plasmid stabilization protein, producing the protein MPAGSNRKRERQYEHIKEGLKDRGRSEDVAEEIAARTVNKERARSGEAKESSRSSTHDISSGRRGGLRSHSGSKGRTKEQLYNEAKQKNIKGRSTMTKAQLAKAVGR; encoded by the coding sequence ATGCCTGCAGGATCGAATCGGAAGCGGGAACGGCAGTACGAGCACATCAAGGAAGGCCTGAAGGACCGGGGCCGGAGCGAGGATGTCGCCGAGGAGATCGCGGCGCGGACCGTGAACAAGGAACGCGCCCGCTCCGGCGAGGCGAAGGAGTCGAGCCGTTCCTCCACCCACGACATCTCGTCCGGACGCCGCGGCGGCCTGCGCTCACACAGCGGGTCGAAGGGCCGGACGAAGGAACAGCTCTACAACGAGGCCAAACAGAAGAACATCAAGGGCCGCTCCACCATGACAAAGGCCCAGCTCGCCAAGGCCGTCGGCCGCTAG